One Solanum lycopersicum chromosome 2, SLM_r2.1 genomic region harbors:
- the LOC101249520 gene encoding protein CHAPERONE-LIKE PROTEIN OF POR1, chloroplastic, with translation MATSGVAASPIKYCLQLPVQCPGLREKRVSVSNLGRSRSHCTVSTQKYHPRRMPLVKCAMEASFGGSTDDSAAIFPRINVKDPYKRLGINIEASEDEIQAARNFLIQRYAGHKPSVDAIEAAHDKIIMQKFYDRKNPKIDVKKKVREMKQSRVVQAVTSRFRTPATKFIVKTSIAFIVLGALTVLFPTEEGPTLQVAISLITAMYFIHDRLKNKLRAFLYGAGAFIFSWLLGTFLMVSVVPPIFKGPRSLEVTTSLITYVLLWVSSTYLI, from the exons ATGGCAACATCAGGAGTAGCTGCTAGTCCCATAAAATACTGTCTCCAATTACCTGTACAATGTCCAGGGTTGCGTGAGAAGAGAGTTTCAGTTTCTAACTTAGGGAGATCAAG AAGTCATTGTACTGTTTCTACACAGAAGTATCACCCAAGAAGAATGCCTTTAGTGAAGTGTGCAATGGAAGCTTCTTTTGGTGGTTCTACAGATGACTCTGCTG CTATCTTTCCGAGAATTAATGTGAAGGACCCATACAAACGACTTGGAATCAATATAGAAGCTTCCGAGGATGAAATCCAAGCTGCTAGGAACTTCCTAATACAAAGATATGCTGGTCATAAACCAAGTGTGGATGCAATTGAAGCTGCccatgataaaataataatgcaGAAATTCTATGATAGAAAGAACCCAAAAATTGACGTTAAAAAGAAAGTCAGGGAAATGAAGCAATCTCGTGTTGTGCAGGCTGTTACTAGCAGGTTTAGGACACCAGCTACAAAGTTCATTGTGAAAACTTCCATTGCTTTCATAGTCCTTGGAGCTCTCACAGTTCTGTTTCCTACTGAAGAAGGTCCAACCCTTCAAGTTGCCATTTCCCTGATCACTGCCATGTATTTCATTCATGATCGGTTAAAGAACAAACTTCGAGCTTTTCTATATGG AGCTGgtgcttttattttttcttggcTTCTGGGGACATTCTTGATGGTGTCTGTGGTTCCTCCCATATTCAAAGGGCCAAGGAGTTTGGAGGTGACAACTTCATTGATTACGTATGTACTTCTGTGGGTGTCTTCTACATATCTCATATAA